The following coding sequences are from one Gimesia sp. window:
- a CDS encoding HlyD family efflux transporter periplasmic adaptor subunit, translated as MTSTQSPTQTRERVIRIAREIEEFAHSNVAPETFFREFLRRVVAGLGATAGAAWLIDESGRLTIKSEVNLADTGFYEEPEAILKNQRLLSDVVSTAEARIFTADGESDVHLPTDNLIVVAALTIRKKPVGVIEIFQRSNAPKQAHSGYLQFVEQMSGYASHYLTERDKANQSDASLEVWEEVDQFVQQLHRSLDLSEVAATVVNDGRQLLNADRVSLAMQYGRKTVIEAINGQDKVNKRANTVRLLSKLSNKVLAMRETFIYSGSVDAIPPQIEEPLADYLQESGTRMIMIVPLFEPEKIVKNDDEALGRTSDKPRKLIGGLIVEQITDSQPRPHLESRADLLSGHIASGIANSRNYESIFLMPLWRMVGRIFASLRGKTLVKTLVVIALLVAAGVTLAMVPYDYRVNCDGRLMPTIQREVFTNWEGEVVKIHVESGQQVKKGDLLVEIRNEDLKAQAVDAENKLNELRLSMLAVNAQLQSDSNNKRPVEDIINLRGKLNETRTQIAGTERHLQILNERLDKLNVRAPIDGVVTTFQVEQLLINRPVQRGELLMEIMDPNGPWQLELDVEEKRMGHILRAAEKKGDIELPVEFILATSNELTYEGEVTEISTRANHAEEVGSIVETYATFDEEALPMLRIGAEVSAKIDCGERSLFYVLFGDVVETARRYFWF; from the coding sequence ATGACCAGCACTCAATCGCCCACTCAGACCCGTGAACGTGTCATTCGTATTGCACGGGAAATCGAAGAGTTTGCTCATTCCAACGTCGCCCCCGAGACATTCTTCCGTGAATTTCTCAGACGGGTGGTAGCCGGACTGGGAGCAACGGCAGGTGCTGCCTGGCTGATCGATGAAAGCGGTCGGTTGACGATCAAAAGCGAAGTCAACCTGGCAGATACCGGTTTCTACGAAGAACCAGAGGCGATTCTGAAAAACCAGCGTCTGCTCTCTGATGTCGTTTCTACGGCTGAAGCACGCATCTTTACCGCCGACGGTGAGAGCGATGTCCACCTCCCCACAGATAACCTGATCGTGGTGGCGGCGCTGACGATTCGCAAAAAGCCGGTCGGTGTCATCGAAATCTTCCAGCGTTCGAATGCTCCTAAACAGGCTCACTCAGGTTACCTGCAGTTTGTCGAGCAGATGTCGGGCTATGCCTCGCATTATCTGACAGAGCGCGACAAAGCCAATCAGTCGGATGCATCCCTCGAAGTCTGGGAAGAAGTCGACCAGTTCGTTCAGCAGCTGCACCGCAGCCTCGATTTGTCTGAAGTCGCGGCAACCGTCGTGAATGATGGTCGTCAGCTCCTGAATGCCGACCGTGTCAGCCTGGCGATGCAGTACGGCAGAAAAACAGTCATCGAAGCAATCAACGGACAGGACAAAGTCAACAAACGGGCCAACACGGTCCGACTGCTCTCCAAACTCTCCAACAAAGTTCTGGCGATGCGTGAGACCTTCATCTACTCAGGGTCGGTCGATGCCATTCCCCCGCAGATTGAAGAACCCCTGGCCGATTACCTGCAGGAAAGCGGAACCCGCATGATCATGATCGTGCCGCTTTTCGAACCGGAAAAAATTGTCAAAAATGACGACGAAGCCCTGGGGCGTACCAGCGATAAACCTCGCAAGCTGATTGGCGGCCTGATCGTCGAACAGATCACCGACAGCCAGCCGCGGCCTCACCTGGAAAGCCGCGCCGATCTGCTGTCGGGGCACATCGCCAGCGGAATTGCCAATTCCCGCAATTACGAAAGTATTTTCCTAATGCCGCTCTGGCGGATGGTCGGACGCATCTTTGCCTCGCTGCGTGGAAAAACTCTCGTTAAAACCCTGGTCGTGATTGCACTGCTCGTTGCTGCCGGTGTAACACTGGCGATGGTTCCCTATGATTATCGAGTCAACTGTGACGGTCGACTGATGCCGACCATTCAGCGGGAAGTCTTCACCAACTGGGAAGGTGAAGTCGTCAAGATTCATGTAGAGAGTGGTCAGCAGGTGAAAAAAGGTGATCTGCTGGTGGAAATCCGCAACGAAGACCTGAAAGCCCAAGCCGTGGATGCGGAGAATAAACTGAACGAACTCCGCCTGTCGATGCTGGCAGTCAATGCCCAGCTTCAATCGGATTCCAACAATAAACGCCCGGTGGAAGATATCATCAATCTCCGCGGGAAACTGAATGAAACACGCACCCAGATCGCAGGTACCGAACGTCATCTGCAGATTCTGAACGAGCGACTCGACAAACTGAATGTGCGGGCTCCCATTGATGGCGTCGTCACCACATTCCAGGTGGAACAGTTGCTGATTAACCGTCCGGTGCAGCGGGGTGAACTGCTGATGGAGATCATGGATCCCAACGGTCCCTGGCAGTTGGAACTGGACGTCGAAGAAAAACGAATGGGGCATATCCTCCGAGCCGCTGAGAAGAAGGGCGATATCGAGTTGCCCGTCGAATTCATTCTGGCAACGTCCAACGAACTGACCTACGAAGGGGAAGTCACCGAAATCTCAACACGGGCCAATCACGCCGAAGAGGTAGGATCTATTGTGGAAACCTACGCCACATTCGATGAAGAAGCACTGCCGATGCTGCGAATTGGTGCGGAAGTGAGTGCCAAGATCGACTGCGGTGAACGCAGCCTGTTCTATGTGCTGTTCGGTGATGTGGTGGAAACCGCCCGTCGTTACTTCTGGTTCTAA